The following are encoded together in the Lactuca sativa cultivar Salinas chromosome 1, Lsat_Salinas_v11, whole genome shotgun sequence genome:
- the LOC111893747 gene encoding ER lumen protein-retaining receptor A: MNIFRFCGDMCHLFSILVLLLKIYATKSCSGISLKTQELYVVVFLARYLNLFTAFISVYNTVMKVVFIGSSVAIVCCMRWHHAVKRSYDRDLDTFKYQFLVLACFLLALVLHEKFTFLEICWAFSIYLEAVAILPQLVLLQRSGNVDNLTGQYVFFLGAYRALYILNWIYRYLTQPHFNGWISCFSGLIQTALYADFFYYYFISWKSNSKLQLPA, translated from the exons ATGAATATCTTCAGGTTTTGCGGCGATATGTGCCATTTATTCAGCATCCTAGTCCTCCTTCTCAAAATTTACGCCACCAAATCATGTTCAG GGATCTCGCTGAAGACGCAGGAGCTGTACGTCGTCGTTTTTTTGGCGCGCTACTTGAATCTATTCACCGCCTTCATTTCCGTGTATAACACGGTGATGAAGGTGGTGTTTATTGGGAGTTCTGTGGCGATTGTTTGTTGCATGCGGTGGCATCATGCAGTAAAACGTTCGTACGATCGCGATCTCGATACATTTAAGTATCAGTTTCTGGTGTTGGCCTGCTTCCTCTTGGCTTTAGTGCTTCATGAGAAATTTACCTTTTTGGAG ATATGTTGGGCATTTTCTATCTATTTGGAAGCTGTTGCTATTCTCCCACAGTTGGTTCTGCTGCAACGAAGTGGAAATGTTGACAATTTGACCGGTCAATATGTTTTCTTTCTTGG GGCATACCGTGCATTGTATATTCTCAACTGGATTTATCGGTATCTCACACAGCCCCATTTCAATGGATGGATAT CCTGTTTCTCCGGCTTAATACAAACAGCTCTTTATGCTGATTTCTTCTACTATTACTTCATAAG TTGGAAAAGCAATTCCAAGCTTCAATTGCCAGCATGA